One window of Entelurus aequoreus isolate RoL-2023_Sb linkage group LG06, RoL_Eaeq_v1.1, whole genome shotgun sequence genomic DNA carries:
- the rchy1 gene encoding RING finger and CHY zinc finger domain-containing protein 1, with the protein MQTNMAEGVGCQHYTRSCLLKAPCCGKLYVCRLCHDAEEGHQMDRFKVEEVKCIDCQTLQQVQQACQQCHVQFGEYYCDICHLFDKNKKQYHCHPCGICRIGPREKYFHCSKCNLCLAQDLQGNHKCVENVSRQNCPVCMEDIHTSRIGAHVLPCGHLLHKTCFDDMVKTNAYRCPLCMHSAWNMEDYWDQMDKEIAHSPMPTEYQDATVKIICNDCQAHCTVPFHVLGMKCSSCGSYNTAQNGGLIQQHHTEPGDGDDNDIDMPESNAEPEQQDEVGSGLAH; encoded by the exons ATGCAGACAAACATGGCGGAAGGTGTAGGCTGTCAGCATTACACACGAAGCTGTTTACTCAAA GCGCCTTGCTGTGGCAAACTCTACGTGTGTCGGCTGTGTCATGATGCGGAGGAGGGTCATCAAATGGATCGATTTAAAGTGGAAGAGGTGAAGTGTATTGACTGTCAAACATTGCAACAG GTTCAACAGGCTTGCCAGCAGTGTCACGTACAGTTTGGGGAGTATTATTGTGACATTTGCCACTTGTTTGACAAGAATAAGAAACAGTACCACTGTCATCCCTGTGGAATATGCAG GATTGGGCCAAGAGAGAAATATTTTCACTGTAGCAAATGCAATTTATGTTTAGCACAAGATCTGCAGGGAAACCACAAG TGTGTCGAGAACGTTTCGCGGCAGAACTGCCCAGTGTGCATGGAG GATATCCACACATCTCGAATTGGAGCTCACGTTCTTCCCTGTGGTCATCTTCTCCATAA GACCTGTTTTGATGACATGGTCAAGACTAA TGCGTATCGCTGCCCTCTTTGTATGCACTCTGCCTGGAACATGGAGGACTACTGGGATCAGATGGACAAAGAGATTGCTCATTCACCGATGCCCACTGAATACCAGGATGCCACTGTCAAG ATTATATGTAACGACTGTCAAGCACACTGCACGGTACCTTTCCACGTCTTGGGGATGAAGTGCAGCAGCTGTGGTTCGTATAACACGGCACAAAACGGAGGTCTCATCCAGCAGCACCATACAGAGCCAGGAGACGGTGACGACAACGACATTGACATGCCCGAGTCAAACGCAGAGCCGGAGCAGCAGGATGAAGTAGGGTCAGGTCTGGCACATTAG
- the LOC133652619 gene encoding hemoglobin embryonic subunit alpha-like has product MTSLTPKDKAAVKAFWGKVSGKSENIGMDALSRLLIVYPQTKTYFAHWKDLSPGSAPIKKHGITIMAGVGDAVGKIDDLKAGLLSLSELHAFTLRVDPANFKIFTHCILVVLAIMFPNDFTPEAHVAMDKFLAALSLALAEKYR; this is encoded by the exons ATGACCAGTCTCACTCCCAAGGACAAAGCCGCCGTCAAGGCCTTCTGGGGCAAAGTTTCCGGAAAGTCTGAGAACATCGGCATGGATGCTCTGTCCAG GTTGCTGATCGTGTACCCTCAGACCAAGACCTACTTCGCCCACTGGAAGGACTTGAGCCCCGGCTCCGCCCCCATTAAGAAGCACGGCATCACCATCATGGCCGGCGTGGGCGACGCTGTAGGCAAGATCGACGACCTGAAGGCAGGTCTTCTCAGCCTCAGCGAGCTCCACGCCTTCACCCTGAGAGTAGACCCCGCCAACTTCAAG ATTTTCACCCACTGCATCCTTGTGGTGTTGGCCATCATGTTCCCCAACGATTTCACCCCCGAGGCGCACGTGGCCATGGACAAGTTCCTGGCCGCTTTGTCTCTGGCCCTGGCCGAGAAGTACAGATAA